Proteins encoded within one genomic window of Streptomyces sp. NBC_01314:
- a CDS encoding PhoH family protein, with the protein MTQTPTVHTPAQGKARAQFTVPAAHPMVTVLGSGDSLLRVIEKAFPAVDIHVRGNEISAVGDAPEVALVQRMFDEMMLVLRTGQPMTEDAVERSIAMLRASENGKSDGQETPAEVLTQNILSSRGRTIRPKTLNQKRYVDAIDKHTIVFGIGPAGTGKTYLAMAKAVQALQTKQVNRIILTRPAVEAGERLGFLPGTLYEKIDPYLRPLYDALHDMLDPDSIPRLMAAGTIEVAPLAYMRGRTLNDAFIILDEAQNTSAEQMKMFLTRLGFESKIVITGDVTQVDLPNGTKSGLRQVQDILEGLDDVHFSRLSSQDVVRHKLVGRIVDAYEKYDSQNGTENGTHQGGRDKRK; encoded by the coding sequence ATGACTCAGACACCCACAGTTCACACCCCCGCGCAGGGCAAGGCGAGAGCACAGTTCACCGTCCCCGCGGCGCACCCCATGGTGACCGTGCTGGGCTCCGGCGACTCCCTCCTGCGCGTGATCGAGAAGGCCTTCCCGGCGGTCGACATCCATGTCCGGGGCAATGAGATCAGCGCGGTCGGCGACGCCCCCGAAGTCGCTCTCGTCCAGCGCATGTTCGACGAGATGATGCTGGTGCTCCGCACCGGACAGCCGATGACGGAGGACGCAGTGGAACGCTCGATCGCCATGCTCAGAGCGAGTGAGAACGGGAAGAGCGACGGCCAGGAGACCCCGGCCGAGGTCCTGACGCAGAACATCCTGTCCTCGCGCGGCCGCACGATCCGCCCCAAGACGCTCAACCAGAAGCGGTACGTCGACGCCATCGACAAGCACACCATCGTCTTCGGCATCGGCCCCGCCGGCACCGGCAAGACCTACCTGGCCATGGCCAAGGCCGTCCAGGCCCTGCAGACCAAGCAGGTCAACCGCATCATCCTGACCCGCCCGGCGGTCGAGGCCGGAGAGCGCCTGGGCTTCCTGCCCGGCACCCTCTACGAGAAGATCGACCCCTACCTGCGCCCGCTGTACGACGCGCTGCACGACATGCTCGACCCCGACTCGATCCCCAGGCTCATGGCCGCCGGGACGATCGAGGTCGCGCCCCTGGCGTACATGCGCGGCCGTACGCTCAACGACGCCTTCATCATCCTCGACGAGGCCCAGAACACCTCGGCCGAGCAGATGAAGATGTTCCTCACCCGCCTCGGCTTCGAATCGAAGATCGTGATCACGGGTGACGTGACGCAGGTCGACCTTCCCAACGGCACGAAGTCCGGTCTGCGCCAGGTCCAGGACATCCTGGAGGGCCTCGACGACGTGCACTTCTCCCGGCTGTCCTCGCAGGATGTCGTACGGCACAAGCTGGTCGGCCGTATCGTCGACGCGTACGAGAAGTACGACAGCCAGAACGGTACGGAGAACGGCACCCACCAGGGCGGCCGTGACAAGCGGAAGTAG
- the ybeY gene encoding rRNA maturation RNase YbeY, protein MSIDVNNESGTEVDERAILDIARYALTRMRIHPLSELSVIVVDADAMEQLHIQWMDLTGPTDVMSFPMDELRPPSKGDDEPPQGLLGDIVLCPEVAEKQGKEADTQHSMDEELQLLTVHGVLHLLGYDHEEPDEKAEMFGLQAAIVDGWRAEKGFTGPSPAPTVS, encoded by the coding sequence ATGTCGATCGACGTCAACAACGAGTCCGGAACCGAGGTCGACGAGCGGGCGATCCTCGACATCGCCCGCTACGCGCTGACACGGATGCGCATCCACCCCCTCTCCGAGCTGTCGGTGATCGTGGTGGACGCCGACGCCATGGAGCAGCTGCACATCCAGTGGATGGACCTCACCGGTCCGACCGATGTCATGTCCTTCCCGATGGACGAGCTGCGTCCGCCGTCGAAGGGCGACGACGAACCGCCGCAGGGCCTGCTCGGCGACATCGTGCTCTGTCCCGAGGTCGCCGAGAAGCAGGGCAAGGAAGCGGACACGCAGCACTCCATGGACGAGGAGCTCCAGCTCCTCACCGTCCACGGAGTGCTGCACCTGCTCGGTTACGACCACGAGGAGCCGGACGAGAAGGCCGAGATGTTCGGCCTGCAGGCCGCCATCGTGGACGGCTGGCGCGCGGAGAAGGGCTTCACCGGCCCCTCCCCGGCACCGACCGTGTCATGA